Proteins from one Mycobacterium sp. EPa45 genomic window:
- a CDS encoding glycosyltransferase, which yields MSEIPSGPIAAGETKAVSLLSRVILPRPGEPLDVRKLYIEESDTNARRAHAPTRTTLEIGAESEVSFATYFNAFPASYWRRWSMLESVVLRVELTGSARVDVYRSKATGARITVGGTEVGSVDATTPTAAEFEIDLGPFEDGGWIWFDITSNSKVTVHSAGWYAPVAAPGRASVAVGIPTFNRPADCVNALAALTSDPLVDTVISAVIVTDQGTSKAKDHPGFAAAAERLGDRLSIHDQPNLGGSGGYSRVMYEALKNTDCEQILFMDDDIRIEPDSVLRALALNRFAKTPTLVGGQMLNLQEPSHLHVMGEMVDSQNFMWTNAVNTEYDHNFAKYPLNDEEEYRSKLLHRRIDVDYNGWWMCMIPRQVAEELGQPLPLFIKWDDADYGLRAGEHGYPTVTLPGAAIWHMAWSDKDDAIDWQAYFHLRNRLVVAALHWDGNVRGLIASHMKATLKHLLCLEYSTVAIQNKAMDDFLAGPEHIFSILEAALPEVRQLRSQYPDAVVLPSATTLPTPSDKRWRKKVSIPTNPLSISVRLARGVAHQLRPHDPVHHQRPQINVATQDARWFSLSRVDGVTVTTADGRGVVYRQRDRAKMFALLRASTRRQLRLARKFNRMRKVYRDALPVLSSKEKWETVLIQNSSTHA from the coding sequence ATGAGCGAGATTCCGTCCGGTCCGATCGCGGCCGGTGAAACCAAGGCCGTCAGTCTCCTGAGCCGGGTGATCCTCCCGCGCCCCGGCGAACCGCTCGACGTCCGCAAGCTCTATATCGAAGAGTCCGACACGAATGCGCGCCGGGCGCACGCGCCCACCCGCACCACGCTGGAGATCGGCGCGGAGTCCGAGGTGTCGTTCGCCACGTACTTCAATGCCTTCCCGGCCAGCTATTGGCGGCGCTGGTCGATGCTCGAGTCGGTGGTGCTGCGCGTCGAACTCACCGGCTCGGCCCGTGTCGACGTCTACCGGTCCAAGGCCACCGGAGCCCGAATCACCGTGGGCGGCACCGAGGTCGGCAGTGTGGATGCGACAACCCCGACGGCCGCGGAGTTCGAGATCGACCTCGGCCCGTTCGAAGACGGCGGCTGGATCTGGTTCGACATCACCAGCAACAGCAAGGTCACAGTGCACAGCGCAGGCTGGTACGCGCCGGTGGCGGCACCCGGCCGGGCCAGTGTCGCCGTCGGAATACCGACATTCAACCGGCCCGCGGACTGCGTCAACGCACTGGCGGCGCTGACCTCGGATCCGTTGGTGGACACTGTGATCAGTGCGGTCATCGTCACCGACCAGGGGACTTCCAAGGCCAAGGATCATCCCGGCTTTGCGGCGGCCGCCGAACGGCTCGGTGACCGATTGTCCATCCACGACCAGCCCAACCTCGGTGGCTCGGGCGGTTACAGCCGGGTGATGTACGAGGCGCTGAAAAATACCGACTGCGAACAGATCTTGTTCATGGACGACGACATCCGCATCGAGCCGGATTCGGTGCTGCGGGCGTTGGCGCTCAACCGCTTCGCCAAGACGCCCACCCTGGTCGGCGGACAGATGCTCAACCTGCAGGAGCCCTCGCACCTGCACGTGATGGGTGAGATGGTCGACTCGCAGAATTTCATGTGGACCAACGCGGTCAACACCGAGTACGACCACAACTTCGCCAAGTATCCGCTCAACGACGAAGAGGAATACCGCAGCAAGTTGCTGCACCGCAGGATCGACGTCGACTACAACGGCTGGTGGATGTGCATGATCCCGCGGCAGGTCGCCGAGGAGCTCGGCCAGCCGCTGCCACTGTTCATCAAGTGGGACGACGCCGACTACGGCCTGCGGGCCGGTGAACACGGCTACCCCACCGTCACACTGCCCGGTGCGGCGATCTGGCATATGGCGTGGAGCGACAAGGACGACGCCATCGATTGGCAGGCCTACTTCCACCTGCGGAACCGGTTGGTCGTCGCCGCCCTACACTGGGACGGCAACGTCCGTGGGCTGATCGCCAGCCACATGAAGGCGACCCTCAAACACCTTCTCTGCCTTGAGTATTCGACGGTCGCGATTCAGAACAAGGCGATGGACGACTTCCTCGCCGGGCCCGAGCACATCTTCTCGATCCTCGAGGCCGCGTTGCCAGAGGTGCGCCAGCTGCGGTCGCAGTACCCGGACGCCGTCGTGCTGCCCAGTGCCACCACGCTGCCCACTCCGTCGGACAAGCGCTGGCGTAAGAAAGTGAGCATCCCGACGAATCCGTTGTCGATCTCGGTGCGCCTCGCCCGCGGAGTGGCTCACCAGCTCCGGCCGCACGACCCGGTGCATCACCAGCGGCCGCAGATCAATGTGGCGACCCAGGACGCCCGGTGGTTCTCGCTGTCGCGGGTCGACGGTGTCACAGTCACCACCGCCGACGGCCGCGGCGTGGTCTACCGGCAGCGTGATCGCGCGAAAATGTTTGCACTGCTGCGTGCTTCGACGCGTCGTCAGCTGCGACTGGCCCGCAAGTTCAACCGGATGCGCAAGGTTTATCGAGACGCGCTGCCGGTGTTGTCCAGCAAGGAGAAGTGGGAAACGGTGCTCATCCAGAACTCCTCCACCCATGCCTGA
- the glf gene encoding UDP-galactopyranose mutase translates to MSSSNSGTAPGSFDLFVVGSGFFGLTIAERVASQLGKRVLVVERRSHIGGNAYSEPEPQTGIEIHRYGAHLFHTSNQKVWDYVRQFTDFTGYQHRVFAMHNGQAYQFPMGLGLVAQFFGKYFTPDEARRLIQEQAAEFKTDEAANLEEKAISLIGRPLYEAFVKGYTAKQWQTDPAELPAAVISRLPVRYTFDNRYFNDTYEGLPVEGYTKWLENMAVDDRIEVRLDTDWFDVRDELRSASPDAPVVYTGPLDRYFDYADGRLGWRTLDFELEVLETGDFQGTPVMNYNDLDVPYTRIHEFRHFHPEREYPTDKTVIMREYSRFAADDDEPYYPINTDSDRALLASYRDRARQETSAKKVLFGGRLGTYQYLDMHMAIASALNMYDNILAPHLRDGTPLTESSTE, encoded by the coding sequence ATGAGCTCTTCTAATTCCGGGACCGCTCCAGGCTCCTTCGACCTCTTCGTCGTCGGCTCCGGCTTCTTCGGCCTGACCATCGCCGAGCGGGTGGCCAGCCAGCTCGGTAAGCGGGTACTGGTCGTCGAACGCCGGTCGCACATCGGCGGCAACGCATACTCCGAGCCTGAGCCGCAGACCGGCATCGAGATCCACCGCTACGGTGCCCACCTGTTTCACACCTCCAACCAGAAGGTGTGGGATTACGTCCGGCAGTTCACCGACTTCACCGGGTACCAGCACCGGGTGTTCGCGATGCACAACGGGCAGGCCTACCAGTTCCCGATGGGGCTCGGCTTGGTGGCGCAGTTCTTCGGCAAGTACTTCACGCCCGACGAGGCCCGCCGGCTGATCCAGGAACAGGCCGCCGAGTTCAAGACCGACGAGGCCGCCAACCTCGAGGAGAAGGCCATCTCACTGATCGGGCGCCCGCTCTACGAGGCGTTCGTCAAGGGCTACACCGCCAAGCAATGGCAGACCGATCCCGCCGAACTGCCGGCGGCCGTCATCAGCCGCCTCCCGGTGCGCTACACCTTCGACAACCGCTACTTCAACGACACCTACGAGGGCCTGCCGGTCGAGGGCTACACGAAGTGGCTGGAGAACATGGCGGTCGACGACCGCATCGAGGTGCGCCTGGACACCGATTGGTTCGATGTTCGCGACGAACTGCGCAGCGCCAGCCCTGATGCCCCGGTGGTGTACACCGGGCCGTTGGATCGCTACTTCGACTATGCCGACGGCCGGCTGGGCTGGCGCACCCTGGACTTCGAGCTGGAGGTGCTGGAGACCGGTGACTTCCAGGGCACACCCGTCATGAATTACAACGACCTCGACGTGCCGTACACCCGCATCCACGAGTTCCGCCACTTCCACCCCGAGCGCGAGTACCCGACCGACAAGACGGTCATCATGCGCGAATACTCCCGGTTCGCCGCCGATGACGACGAGCCCTACTACCCGATCAACACCGACTCCGACCGCGCGCTGCTGGCCTCCTATCGGGACAGGGCCCGTCAGGAGACATCCGCGAAGAAGGTGCTCTTCGGTGGCAGGCTGGGCACATACCAATACCTCGACATGCACATGGCGATCGCCAGCGCGCTGAACATGTACGACAACATCCTGGCGCCACACCTGCGCGACGGGACTCCGCTGACCGAAAGCAGCACAGAATGA
- a CDS encoding exported repetitive protein Erp — MPNRRRRKLSTAMSAVAAVAVASPIAAIGVVELTATPQKAPEQREFVRAAVVTDLPNELMSALQQGLSQFGINLPPLPTGLSPAGAQPAQAGPALTTPSLGAPGLTTPSLTTPGLTTPSLTTPGLTTPSLTTPGLTTPSLTTPGLTTPSLTTPGLTTPSVSTPGLTTPSLTTPGLTTPSLTTPGATVPSASASLTDPGLTNPALTTPQLGAGTPSLATPGLTSPSATGLGLPNEVPISAPAAGTYPILGGDPSLAIPSAPAQSGGIISDLSSAANQLGVGQAIDLLKGVVMPSITQAMQSASSAAAAAPAAAPAPAG, encoded by the coding sequence GTGCCTAACCGCCGTCGACGCAAGCTCTCGACAGCCATGAGCGCAGTCGCCGCAGTGGCCGTCGCAAGTCCTATTGCCGCTATTGGTGTGGTCGAGCTGACCGCGACCCCGCAGAAGGCACCCGAACAGCGCGAGTTCGTCCGCGCTGCGGTGGTGACCGATCTGCCCAACGAGTTGATGTCCGCGCTGCAGCAGGGCCTGTCGCAGTTCGGGATCAACTTGCCGCCGCTGCCGACCGGGTTGAGCCCGGCCGGTGCCCAGCCCGCGCAGGCGGGCCCGGCGCTGACCACCCCGAGTCTGGGCGCGCCCGGACTCACCACGCCGAGCCTGACCACGCCCGGTCTCACCACCCCGAGCCTGACCACACCCGGTCTCACCACACCGAGCCTGACCACGCCCGGACTCACCACCCCGAGCCTGACCACGCCGGGTCTCACCACACCGAGCCTGACCACGCCGGGTCTCACCACGCCGAGCGTCAGCACGCCAGGGCTCACCACACCCAGCCTGACCACGCCCGGACTCACCACACCGAGCCTGACCACCCCGGGGGCCACGGTGCCGTCGGCGTCGGCGTCGCTGACCGATCCCGGGTTGACCAACCCGGCGCTGACGACCCCGCAGCTCGGGGCCGGCACGCCGTCGCTGGCCACGCCGGGCTTGACCAGCCCGTCGGCGACCGGCCTCGGGCTGCCCAACGAGGTGCCGATCAGTGCGCCCGCGGCAGGGACGTACCCGATCCTCGGGGGCGATCCCTCGCTGGCCATCCCCAGCGCGCCGGCTCAGTCCGGCGGGATCATCAGTGATCTGAGCAGCGCCGCCAACCAGCTCGGCGTCGGGCAGGCCATCGATTTGCTCAAGGGCGTGGTCATGCCGTCGATCACCCAGGCCATGCAGAGCGCCTCGTCTGCCGCCGCCGCTGCCCCCGCGGCAGCCCCAGCTCCGGCCGGTTAA
- a CDS encoding N-acetylmuramoyl-L-alanine amidase, translating into MLSRRPAPTLVFTAIAATVVILPWAVTGVPGSQPSDGPKAADTVLAQQPLTGVGGGVTVREISQQKPFSMVALTGTDLTGTSARVRAKRPDGSWGPWYDADTLESNADDSQRGGPRGTDPVFVGTTTSVQIAVTRPPNAPVTTAPPETGLDAGKELGYVPATAEQPFAQNISAVLITPPKAPVDSQWQLPTAALGPGQPPNIISRAQWGADEHIRCGNAAYGNGIRAAVVHHTAGSNDYAPEDSAEIVRSIYAYHTRTLGWCDIAYNALVDKYGQVFEGRAGGITKDVLGSHTGGFNTDVWGVSMIGDFEEVPPTEILVRTVGRLLGWRLGLDHVNPTGTVMLRSAGSDYTFFPAGATPTLPTIFAHRDVGNTACPGNAGYAALNQIRDIASRFNRPPDLMDSLRGGAILAKWEAMGGKDSPLGMPTTPEAAADGNARYVTFEHGAIYWSPTTAAQPLTGAIYEAWASLGYERGALGLPTSGEIQEPEWIVQNFQHGTLNFDRQTHNVLRVVDGLTLVMPPPPADGPPVQLERFSRITNPVT; encoded by the coding sequence GTGTTGTCCCGCCGACCTGCGCCGACGCTCGTGTTCACTGCGATCGCGGCGACCGTCGTGATCTTGCCGTGGGCGGTCACCGGCGTGCCCGGCTCCCAGCCCTCGGATGGACCGAAGGCCGCTGACACGGTTCTCGCGCAGCAACCGCTGACCGGAGTGGGTGGCGGAGTGACGGTCCGCGAGATCAGCCAGCAGAAACCTTTCTCCATGGTCGCCCTGACGGGGACCGACCTGACGGGAACGTCAGCCCGGGTGCGCGCGAAGCGACCCGACGGTTCCTGGGGTCCGTGGTACGACGCCGACACCTTGGAGTCCAACGCCGACGACAGCCAGCGCGGCGGTCCGCGCGGCACCGACCCCGTTTTCGTCGGGACTACGACGTCGGTGCAGATCGCGGTCACCCGGCCGCCCAATGCACCGGTCACCACCGCTCCGCCGGAGACCGGACTAGATGCCGGCAAGGAACTCGGCTACGTGCCCGCCACCGCCGAACAGCCTTTTGCACAGAATATTTCGGCGGTCTTGATCACCCCACCCAAGGCGCCGGTCGATTCACAGTGGCAGCTGCCGACGGCGGCGTTGGGACCGGGTCAGCCGCCGAACATCATCAGCCGCGCCCAGTGGGGTGCCGACGAGCACATCCGTTGCGGTAACGCCGCCTACGGCAACGGGATTCGGGCCGCGGTGGTCCATCACACCGCGGGCAGCAATGATTACGCGCCCGAGGACTCGGCCGAAATCGTGCGCTCGATCTACGCCTATCACACCCGCACCCTGGGCTGGTGCGACATCGCGTACAACGCGTTGGTCGACAAGTATGGCCAGGTGTTCGAGGGCCGGGCCGGCGGTATCACCAAGGATGTATTGGGTTCGCACACAGGCGGTTTCAACACCGACGTGTGGGGCGTATCGATGATCGGGGATTTCGAGGAGGTGCCGCCCACCGAAATCCTGGTCCGAACGGTCGGCAGGCTGCTCGGTTGGCGGCTGGGCCTGGACCACGTCAACCCGACGGGCACGGTGATGCTGCGGTCGGCCGGCAGCGACTACACCTTCTTCCCCGCCGGGGCGACGCCCACACTGCCCACGATCTTCGCCCACCGTGACGTCGGCAACACGGCGTGCCCGGGCAACGCCGGCTATGCGGCACTCAACCAGATCCGCGACATCGCATCGAGATTCAACCGGCCACCGGACCTGATGGACTCGCTGCGCGGCGGCGCGATCCTGGCCAAGTGGGAAGCCATGGGCGGCAAAGACAGTCCGCTCGGGATGCCGACCACACCGGAGGCGGCGGCCGACGGCAATGCGCGGTACGTGACATTCGAACACGGCGCCATCTACTGGTCACCGACCACCGCCGCGCAGCCGCTGACCGGTGCAATCTACGAAGCCTGGGCATCGCTGGGCTACGAGCGCGGTGCCCTGGGCCTGCCGACCAGCGGTGAAATTCAGGAACCCGAATGGATCGTGCAGAACTTCCAGCACGGAACGCTCAACTTCGACCGGCAGACCCACAACGTGTTGCGGGTGGTCGATGGGCTCACCCTGGTGATGCCGCCACCCCCCGCCGACGGGCCCCCGGTGCAGCTGGAGCGGTTCAGCCGAATCACCAACCCGGTGACCTAG
- a CDS encoding Cof-type HAD-IIB family hydrolase translates to MLPAMIATDVDGTLLDEDEHVTARTRRAVQAAVAAGVQFVLATGRPPRWIPPIVEELGFAPMAVCANGAVIYDPEQDRIISARTLSIEVLSELADIATRVIPDAGLAVERVGRSAHDSATPQFVSSPGYEHAWLNPDNTEVAIEDLLSAPAVKLLIRKAGARSADMAAALAEHIGPHGDITYSTNNGLIEINPTGTSKATGVEHIARPLGIAADEVVAFGDMPNDVPMLRWAGLGVAMGNAHPDAVAAANEVTAPNSDDGLARVLERWWL, encoded by the coding sequence ATGCTGCCCGCGATGATCGCCACCGACGTGGACGGCACCCTTCTGGACGAGGACGAGCACGTCACCGCGCGCACCCGCCGCGCGGTGCAGGCCGCGGTGGCCGCGGGTGTTCAGTTCGTGTTGGCCACCGGCCGCCCGCCGCGGTGGATCCCGCCGATCGTCGAAGAGCTGGGGTTCGCGCCGATGGCGGTGTGCGCCAACGGTGCCGTGATCTACGACCCCGAGCAGGACCGCATCATCTCCGCGCGCACGTTGAGCATCGAGGTCCTCAGCGAGCTCGCGGACATCGCTACTCGGGTGATCCCGGATGCGGGCCTGGCCGTCGAGCGGGTCGGCCGCAGCGCGCACGACTCGGCGACACCGCAATTCGTCAGCTCACCGGGATACGAGCACGCCTGGCTCAACCCGGACAACACCGAGGTTGCGATCGAGGACCTGCTCAGCGCACCCGCAGTGAAGCTCCTGATTCGTAAGGCCGGTGCCCGCAGTGCGGATATGGCGGCCGCGCTCGCCGAACACATCGGGCCTCACGGCGATATCACCTACTCCACCAATAACGGCTTGATCGAAATCAACCCGACCGGGACCAGTAAGGCGACGGGCGTCGAACACATCGCCCGACCCCTGGGTATCGCCGCCGATGAGGTGGTCGCGTTCGGTGACATGCCCAACGATGTCCCGATGCTGCGCTGGGCCGGCCTCGGCGTCGCGATGGGCAATGCCCACCCCGATGCGGTCGCGGCCGCCAACGAGGTGACCGCACCGAACTCCGACGACGGGCTGGCGCGAGTCCTCGAACGTTGGTGGCTCTAG
- a CDS encoding 1-acyl-sn-glycerol-3-phosphate acyltransferase, with protein MEPVFRTLEIAASMAVRAAGTKITFEGLDNIPAHGGAVVAINHTSYVDFLPAALGTRRRRRRIRFMIKAEMQNVRVVNFLIKHTGTIPVNRQAGADAYAEAVRRLKAGELVGVYPEATISRAFVLKDFKSGAARMALEAQVPIVPCIVWGAHRVWTKDHPKQLGRNGIPFTVRYGRPLPPVGTATELEATLREQMSTILREVQTAYPHPDGEYWVPAELGGGAPTLEEAKKLDEAELAERARRATEHR; from the coding sequence ATGGAACCCGTTTTCCGCACCCTGGAGATCGCAGCCTCGATGGCGGTCCGGGCGGCGGGGACCAAGATCACATTCGAGGGTCTCGACAACATCCCCGCCCACGGCGGCGCCGTTGTCGCAATCAATCACACCAGCTACGTCGATTTCCTGCCCGCCGCGCTCGGCACCCGGCGGCGCAGGCGTCGCATCCGATTCATGATCAAGGCGGAGATGCAAAACGTGCGGGTGGTCAACTTCCTCATCAAGCACACCGGCACAATCCCGGTGAACCGGCAGGCCGGTGCCGACGCGTACGCCGAGGCGGTGCGCCGGCTCAAGGCGGGTGAGCTCGTCGGGGTGTACCCCGAGGCAACGATCAGCCGGGCGTTCGTACTCAAGGACTTCAAGAGCGGAGCCGCGCGCATGGCGCTGGAGGCACAGGTGCCCATCGTCCCCTGCATTGTCTGGGGAGCCCACCGGGTGTGGACCAAGGATCATCCGAAACAATTGGGACGCAACGGGATTCCGTTCACCGTCCGATATGGTCGGCCGCTGCCGCCGGTGGGCACGGCAACGGAACTGGAAGCGACGCTCAGAGAGCAGATGAGCACGATCCTGCGTGAGGTGCAGACGGCGTATCCGCATCCGGACGGTGAGTACTGGGTGCCGGCGGAACTCGGGGGCGGGGCGCCCACCCTCGAGGAGGCCAAGAAACTCGACGAGGCCGAGTTGGCCGAACGTGCGCGCCGCGCAACGGAACACCGTTGA
- a CDS encoding 1-acyl-sn-glycerol-3-phosphate acyltransferase, protein MEPVYGTVIQLARLIWRVQGLKFTVTGVENLPATGGAVVAINHTSYFDFTFAGLPAYLQGHGRKVRFMAKREVFDAKATGPIMRSLRHIPVDRASGAASFDAACLALKAGELVGVYPEATISRSFELKEFKSGAARMALAADVPIIPHIVWGAQRIWTKGHPRKMWRPKVPISIAVGEPIEPTLPANELTALLHSRMQHLLERVQDDYGPYPPGEFWVPRRLGGSAPTLAEASAMDAAEAAEKAARRAERPDPPGPPG, encoded by the coding sequence GTGGAACCGGTATACGGAACGGTCATTCAGCTCGCCCGCCTGATCTGGCGCGTGCAGGGCTTGAAGTTCACGGTCACCGGCGTCGAGAACCTGCCCGCCACCGGTGGGGCGGTCGTGGCGATCAACCACACCAGCTACTTCGACTTCACCTTCGCCGGACTGCCTGCCTATCTGCAGGGCCACGGCCGCAAGGTGCGGTTCATGGCCAAGCGCGAGGTGTTCGACGCCAAGGCCACCGGCCCGATCATGCGCAGCTTGCGCCACATCCCGGTGGACCGGGCCAGCGGCGCCGCCTCTTTCGACGCGGCGTGCCTGGCGCTGAAGGCCGGGGAGCTGGTCGGTGTTTATCCCGAGGCGACGATCAGCCGCAGCTTCGAGCTCAAGGAGTTCAAGTCCGGGGCGGCGCGGATGGCTCTGGCAGCCGACGTGCCGATCATCCCGCACATCGTGTGGGGCGCCCAGCGCATCTGGACCAAGGGGCACCCGCGCAAGATGTGGCGTCCCAAGGTGCCGATCTCGATCGCGGTCGGCGAGCCCATCGAGCCGACGCTGCCGGCCAATGAGCTGACCGCGCTGCTGCACTCGCGCATGCAACATCTGCTCGAACGCGTACAGGACGACTACGGCCCTTACCCGCCCGGCGAATTCTGGGTGCCGCGGCGGTTGGGCGGGAGTGCTCCGACGCTGGCCGAAGCCTCCGCCATGGACGCCGCCGAGGCCGCCGAGAAAGCCGCCAGGCGGGCCGAGCGCCCGGACCCCCCAGGGCCGCCGGGGTAG
- a CDS encoding Rieske 2Fe-2S domain-containing protein, producing MQVTSIGHAGFRIDTTAGSILCDPWLTPAYFGSWFVFPDNSGLDWAALGDCDYLYVSHLHKDHFDPKLLAEHVNKDAVVLLPDFPVPDLKRELEALGFHSFYETADSVKHRISGPKGELDVMIVALRAPADGPIGDSGLIVSDGTTTVFNMNDSRPLAVDVLAEAFGHIDVHMLQYSGAIWYPMVYDMPERAKQSFGTQKRQRGMDRCRQFIADVDATWVIPSAGPPCFLDPELRYLNDDHGDPANIFPDQMVFLDQMRRNGNDGGLLMIPGSVADFTGRELNSLEHPIPTVEVEAIFTTGKADYIASYAERMAPVLAAEKARWAPATGESLLEPLRAKFEPIMLQSDQICDGIGYAVELRLGPETIVLDFPKRAVREPIADEKFRYGFEIAPELVRTVLRDDEPDWVNTIFLSTRFRAWRVGGYNEYLYTFFKCLTDERIAYADGWFAETHDDTSDVELGGYKMQRRCPHLKADLSKFGVVEGSTLTCNLHGWQWNLETGRCLTTKGHELRCSRQ from the coding sequence GTGCAGGTCACCAGCATCGGCCATGCCGGTTTTCGGATTGACACAACGGCGGGAAGCATTCTGTGCGACCCGTGGCTGACGCCTGCGTATTTCGGCTCGTGGTTCGTCTTCCCCGACAACAGCGGCCTGGACTGGGCTGCACTGGGTGACTGCGACTACCTCTACGTTTCGCACTTGCACAAGGATCACTTCGACCCCAAGTTGCTCGCCGAGCACGTCAACAAGGACGCCGTGGTCTTGTTACCGGACTTCCCGGTGCCCGACCTCAAGCGCGAACTCGAAGCGCTGGGCTTTCACTCGTTCTACGAGACGGCCGACTCCGTCAAGCACCGGATCAGTGGACCAAAGGGCGAGCTGGACGTGATGATCGTCGCGCTGCGCGCCCCGGCCGACGGGCCCATCGGCGACTCCGGGTTGATCGTTTCCGACGGCACCACGACGGTGTTCAACATGAACGACTCTCGGCCACTGGCGGTGGACGTACTGGCCGAGGCCTTCGGCCACATCGACGTGCACATGCTGCAGTACTCGGGCGCGATCTGGTATCCGATGGTCTACGACATGCCCGAGCGTGCCAAGCAGTCGTTCGGCACTCAGAAACGGCAGCGTGGAATGGACCGCTGCCGGCAGTTCATCGCCGATGTCGATGCGACCTGGGTCATCCCGTCGGCAGGCCCGCCGTGCTTCCTGGACCCCGAGCTGCGCTACCTCAACGACGACCACGGCGATCCCGCCAACATCTTCCCCGACCAGATGGTGTTCCTGGACCAGATGCGGCGGAACGGCAATGACGGCGGTCTGCTGATGATCCCCGGTTCGGTGGCCGATTTCACTGGGCGGGAATTGAATTCGCTGGAGCACCCGATCCCCACCGTCGAGGTCGAGGCGATCTTCACCACCGGCAAGGCCGACTACATCGCCTCCTACGCCGAGCGGATGGCTCCGGTGCTGGCCGCCGAGAAGGCCCGGTGGGCGCCGGCGACAGGCGAGTCACTGCTGGAACCGCTGCGCGCGAAGTTCGAGCCGATCATGCTGCAGAGCGACCAGATCTGCGACGGCATCGGCTATGCGGTGGAGCTTCGGCTCGGGCCCGAGACTATCGTGCTTGACTTCCCGAAACGCGCTGTGCGCGAGCCGATTGCCGACGAGAAGTTCCGTTATGGCTTCGAGATCGCACCGGAACTGGTGCGGACGGTGCTGCGCGACGACGAGCCCGACTGGGTCAACACCATCTTCCTGTCCACCCGGTTCCGGGCGTGGCGGGTCGGCGGCTACAACGAGTATCTGTACACCTTCTTCAAGTGCCTGACCGATGAGCGGATCGCCTACGCCGACGGCTGGTTCGCCGAGACGCACGACGACACCAGCGACGTGGAGTTGGGTGGCTATAAGATGCAACGTCGGTGCCCGCACCTGAAGGCTGACCTGTCGAAATTCGGCGTGGTGGAAGGCTCGACGTTGACGTGCAATCTGCACGGCTGGCAATGGAATCTGGAGACCGGACGATGCCTGACGACCAAGGGTCACGAGCTGCGGTGTTCCCGGCAATGA
- a CDS encoding DUF5718 family protein, whose protein sequence is MIELDLDEVKSWFGFGVAGNFAGHLEQAGEAVDFVNVASEGAAPKGIFPWYAPGHDSFLGEFPLSHDALIVPTEGAEDGGPLNLQIEPEVGLACDVVWEGDTVVTLRPFALGAFNDCSIRRPNAPKISYKKNWGPASKGVAQQFFDTHDLTPDGPTATLRLLCHLRTADGVHHEYGVDSPLLGYSYYGEVLLDWIVERLANQKGSPDTPLEDVGALMVACGRPQRVLIGIGATRYTKLGESTYLQPGDEAIVRVYDTDSDAASELRQLVWQP, encoded by the coding sequence GTGATCGAACTCGACCTCGACGAGGTCAAAAGCTGGTTCGGCTTCGGCGTCGCCGGCAACTTCGCCGGCCACCTCGAACAAGCCGGTGAAGCAGTCGATTTCGTCAACGTCGCCAGCGAGGGTGCTGCGCCCAAGGGGATCTTCCCCTGGTACGCGCCCGGTCACGACAGCTTTTTGGGGGAGTTCCCGCTGTCCCACGACGCGCTGATCGTGCCCACGGAAGGCGCCGAGGATGGCGGCCCGCTGAACCTGCAGATCGAGCCCGAGGTCGGGTTGGCCTGTGACGTGGTGTGGGAGGGCGACACCGTGGTCACACTGCGGCCCTTCGCGCTCGGAGCGTTCAACGACTGCTCGATCCGCCGCCCGAACGCACCCAAGATCAGCTACAAGAAGAACTGGGGCCCGGCATCTAAAGGCGTTGCGCAGCAGTTCTTCGACACCCACGACCTCACCCCGGACGGGCCGACCGCGACACTGCGGTTGTTGTGCCATCTGCGTACTGCCGACGGCGTACACCACGAATACGGGGTCGACAGCCCGCTTTTGGGCTACTCGTACTATGGCGAGGTGCTGCTGGACTGGATCGTCGAGCGGCTGGCGAACCAAAAGGGTTCTCCCGATACGCCTTTGGAAGATGTTGGCGCGTTGATGGTGGCGTGCGGGCGCCCGCAGCGGGTGCTCATCGGAATCGGCGCCACCCGCTACACGAAGCTTGGCGAATCGACGTATCTGCAGCCCGGTGACGAGGCCATCGTGCGGGTCTATGACACCGACAGCGACGCGGCATCCGAACTGCGACAGCTGGTCTGGCAGCCCTAG